One window of Papaver somniferum cultivar HN1 chromosome 9, ASM357369v1, whole genome shotgun sequence genomic DNA carries:
- the LOC113313023 gene encoding uncharacterized protein LOC113313023, whose amino-acid sequence MGLAENWIKLINQCVSTVSYSVLLNGSPTGFFQPERVLRQGDPLSPYLYIICDEALSSYIDNLQKNGTLKGIKICKNAPEMTHLLFADDSLLRRIPEHRKDLLANILDIQSRDFGEKYLGTPTVFQDSKIQTHMGILQAVDARITVWLHKLLSQAARTTLVKHIDQAISLFHFRWGHF is encoded by the exons ATGGGGTTAGCTGAAAATTGGATTAAACTCATAAATCAGTGTGTTTCTACTGTTTCCTATTCTGTTCTTTTGAATGGTAGCCCAACAGGGTTTTTCCAACCTGAGAGAGTTCTAAGGCAAGGGGATCCCTTGTCCCCTTACCTATATATTATCTGTGATGAGGCTCTTTCCTCTTATATAGATAATCTCCAAAAGAATGGAACTCTGAAGGGAATCAAAATTTGTAAAAATGCCCCAGAGATGACTCATCTtctgtttgctgatgattctctTCT TAGAAGAATTCCTGAACATAGGAAAGACCTTTTGGCCAACATCCTGGATATTCAAAGCAGAGACTTTGGAGAAAAGTACCTTGGTACTCCAACTGTTTTCCAAGATTCTAAAATCCAAACCCACATGGGCATTCTTCAGGCTGTGGATGCCAGAATTACTGTCTGGCTCCACAAGCTCCTTTCCCAGGCTGCTAGAACGACTTTGGTTAAACATATTGATCAAGCCATTTCTTTATTTCATTTCAGATGGGGGCATTTTTAA